CATTCACCCTCATCGCCTCCAGAACGTTATAAGTAGCTAAGGTCTCCTGTTTCAGATCAAGAGTTGTATCTTCGATTCCTAAACGGGCATCTGGATTGGCTGCTAAGTGAAGGACTATGGTATGACCTTTCATCGCCTCTTTTAAATCCTCTAAGTCTAAAAGGTCTTTCTGGATGAAAACAAAGTTCTGCTTGCCAAAATGCTGTGAGATGAACTCAATCTTCCCAGAGGAAAGGTTATCATATACTGTAACCTCACCTTGGTGGATTAACCTGTCCACCAAATGACTCCCGATAAAACCTGCCCCGCCGGTGACGAAATAGCGCATTTTTTCTCCTAAGACTCTGTTAGCTGGCAATATATTTCTTCTTTCTCTTTGATCTCTTCTTTTTCAGGGAAATCCGGAATCTCGCTCACATCCCAGATAATATCTTTTCCTAAAAGAAGTCTTAGCTTATTCTTCAAAACCCAGATACCAGGCTTCAGAAGATTTTTTCTCATTGCCGGTCTGGAGGTTCCTACCATCCAGCAGTTCTCTGTGCATTTTGAGACTTTCCGCCTGACGTTCTGTGCTTGCAATCCGCTCCAGACCTCCTCAAAACTTTTTTCTTTTATATTCCCCATTGATTCTTTTAAGGCATTACAGGGATAGATTTCCCCATAAGGATCGATGAAGACTATATCCGTTCCTGCGCCGCAGGGAAGGAGCCTCTGGTCGCCCCGGATGAAATTTATAAATCCCCGGTTCAAATAGGCCCGGAACCAGTCTTTGACTCTCAAGGAATAATTTCTCCGCTTTGAGAGGAGTAATTCCCGGATAAAATTTTTAATTTGGTTTATAACTTCAGTTTTGTCCTCAATCGCATTGTAGGGTACTCTAAACTGCCAGGCATCGTGCACCACGCACTGGCTGAACTCAACTCCCATAGAAGCACAGAGATGATATAAGTCTTCCAGTTCTTCTGCATTTCGATGGGAGATGGTTATGGCAAAGCCGATGTCTTTTATCCCTGCTTGTTTGAGTCTGAGCATACTCCTCATGGCCCGGTCGAAACCGTTTCTTATGCCGCGAATCTCATCATTTTTCCTGGGCAACCCTTCCAGACTTATCCTTATCCGGATATCCGGACGTTTTCTGGCAATGGAAACCAGCTTATCGGTAAAATAGCCGTTGGTGCTGATCTCCAGATGCCCGGTCTTTTTGGAAAGAAGGTCCACCATCTCCAGTATATCCTTTCTCAGCGTAGGCTCTCCTCCACCCAGATTGATGCGGGCAAACCCTGGCGGAAGTTTATCCAGATCATCAAGGGTTATCTCCTCTTCCCTTCTGCTCGGATATTGCCAGATATGGCACATCTGGCAATGAGCATTGCATCGAAATGTCGGCATTATTGCCAGCTCAGTGTTTTTAAACATTCTTTGTCACCCCGTTTTTAATAAGGCTATCATACAAGCCTAAAAGCTTTTTATAATATTCCTCCTCTGAATATTTCTCCTCGACTTTTTCCCTTGCTGCCATTCCCATCTTCTCCGCCAAAAGCGGGTGGTGGTATAAATATTTTATCTTCTCCGCTAACTCCTCCACATTCTTTGGCTCGAAAAGAAGCCCGTTTATCCCATCCTCAATTAATTCCGGAACACTTCCCAAATTCGAGCCTATAACGGGCTTACCAAAAGCAAACGATTCCAGAATAGACATGGGGCATAAATGGTAA
This DNA window, taken from Candidatus Zixiibacteriota bacterium, encodes the following:
- a CDS encoding radical SAM protein gives rise to the protein MFKNTELAIMPTFRCNAHCQMCHIWQYPSRREEEITLDDLDKLPPGFARINLGGGEPTLRKDILEMVDLLSKKTGHLEISTNGYFTDKLVSIARKRPDIRIRISLEGLPRKNDEIRGIRNGFDRAMRSMLRLKQAGIKDIGFAITISHRNAEELEDLYHLCASMGVEFSQCVVHDAWQFRVPYNAIEDKTEVINQIKNFIRELLLSKRRNYSLRVKDWFRAYLNRGFINFIRGDQRLLPCGAGTDIVFIDPYGEIYPCNALKESMGNIKEKSFEEVWSGLQAQNVRRKVSKCTENCWMVGTSRPAMRKNLLKPGIWVLKNKLRLLLGKDIIWDVSEIPDFPEKEEIKEKEEIYCQLTES